The Clostridium aceticum genomic interval TTTGTTTCCCCATCTAAGGTTGTCAGCTACAGAGCCTGAAAAAAGTATTGGTTTTTGTGGAACAATGGCTATATTATTGCGGAGTGAATCAATATTAAGTTCTTTGATGTCATAGCCATTAATGAAAATTTTTCCCTTACTTACATCATAGAATCGCAACAGCAGTTCAGCAATGGTAGATTTCCCACTGCCTGTTGGACCAATGATAGCCAAGCTTTCTCCAGCTTTGATAGAAAATGTCAAATTTTTTACGGCAGGTATCCCACTACCACCTGGGTATGCAAATGTAACATTTTCAAAGTTAATATCTCCATTTAACTCTTTTATTTCACCATCATGAGTAAAATCTTCTTCACAATCAAGTACTTCTTGGATACGTACTGTAGAAGCCTTCGTTCTCACAAAGCTATTAAATATGTTTGTGATCATAATTAAAGAGCTAAGAATTTGAGCCATATAAATTGTAAATGCTGTAATCTCCCCTGGTGTTGCAAGGTTTAAAGAAAATAATCTACTTCCTATAAAAATTACGATTGCTGTTCCGATTCCAACAACAAGAGTCATCAAAGGCGCTATAAAAGTAATGACCATCTGTGAAGATATGCCCTTATCCATTAAATTCGTATTTGCGGCTTGAAACTTATGAATTTCCTTATCATATGTACCAAAGGCTTTAACTAAGCGTACACCTATAAGATACTCCTGCACAACTGAGTTCATTTGATCCATCGATTTTTGCAATTGATAGAAACGGGGGTAGCTTAACTTCATACTGAGGATGATAAGAACAGCCACTACTGCAACAATGCCATAAATAATAAGACTTAGCCGAAAGTTTAGCAGACTTGCAAGGACAATACTGCCTATACACATAATAGGTGCTTTCAAGAAAATACGCATAATACCATTTACAAACTGTATGACTTGTGAGGTATCGTTGGTCATACGGGTAATAAGAGAACCACTTTCAATTTGATCAACACTTGTTTCGGAAAAGTTTATAGTTTTTTTAAATAAATCATATCGTAAATCTGCCCCCATACGTTGTGATACTTTGCTTGCCAAAATATTTCGGGTCACTGCAAAACAAGCACCCATGACAGTGACCATAATCATACGGCTTCCCCAGTAATATACATTGGAAAGAGACCCTTCTTCAATCCCTATATTAATGATATTTGCCATAAGTGTAGGACCAAGCAAGTCACAAATCGTCTCCAATACAACACAAAGGACTGCTGTTATAAATGGAAATTTATATTTTTTAAAGTATTTGCTATATAGTTTCATATTTATTACCTCCTGGGCCTCCAAATCCCCTGGGTATGCAACATTCTTCCCCGTATGTTTCACAGTTTTTCAACGCTAAACCTATACTTTTGTATACTTTGTAAAAAATCAATCTCTTTCTTTATGTGAATTTTTTCTTTTAGAGTTAAGACATCTACCCGATGCCCCGGTGTTTTAGCTTTCTGAAGCGAGTTCATTCCTTATTTCAAAATTCCAGACTTATATATTTGCTAAACCTGTGGCACTTTTTATGCTCCCTGTGACCATGATGGTGCCTTCTACCCCCACATCTCTCCTTTATATCACCACTATCCATTCCTTCAAGATTAGTGTTAATCTTAGTAACTATCTCCAACATTTTTTCCATTTCTTCCGTTGTCAAACAATTAAAAAGTGAAGCCGCCAAATTATCATTATCCTGAACAAATCCACTAACAGCAGTTTTACCAGCATCGGTTAGATAAACGTGTATCACTCTACGATCTTTTTCATTCTGCCTTCGTTCGATTAACGAATTTTGTTCCAAATGCGTTAGCATTTCTGTTAAAGATGATGGACGCATATCCATTAACTCTGCTAAATCTCGCTGTATCACCCCATCGTTTTTTGAAATGTGAAATAGCAGATGAATTTGCCCTCGATGAAGCCCTTCTCTTGGTGGCATCATACGATGTTTATGTCTATGCATCTGTCTATTTAAGCGTTGTAGAGCATTGTATAAATTATTTGAGATCGTATTGCACATATAAAACCCTCCTTTTATATTAGGTACCTAACTATTTCAATTATAATAATTCTTGAAAAAAATGTCAATATCATATTTAGGTACCTAATCATTTTGAGAAGCGCGGGGAAGCGCGGGGACGGGGTTGTTGCTTTTCTCCTGTGTCATAACTTCCAAAT includes:
- a CDS encoding ABC transporter ATP-binding protein, producing MKLYSKYFKKYKFPFITAVLCVVLETICDLLGPTLMANIINIGIEEGSLSNVYYWGSRMIMVTVMGACFAVTRNILASKVSQRMGADLRYDLFKKTINFSETSVDQIESGSLITRMTNDTSQVIQFVNGIMRIFLKAPIMCIGSIVLASLLNFRLSLIIYGIVAVVAVLIILSMKLSYPRFYQLQKSMDQMNSVVQEYLIGVRLVKAFGTYDKEIHKFQAANTNLMDKGISSQMVITFIAPLMTLVVGIGTAIVIFIGSRLFSLNLATPGEITAFTIYMAQILSSLIMITNIFNSFVRTKASTVRIQEVLDCEEDFTHDGEIKELNGDINFENVTFAYPGGSGIPAVKNLTFSIKAGESLAIIGPTGSGKSTIAELLLRFYDVSKGKIFINGYDIKELNIDSLRNNIAIVPQKPILFSGSVADNLRWGNKEATDEMMQEAVATAQAEFILQMPGGYEGILGRGGVNISGGQKQRISIARGILRNSPILILDDATSALDAVTEAKVRENLKAKARNQIVITVTQRCGTAMFADRILVMDNGVKVGYGTHDALMENCEIYRDIYKTQIEGSREV
- a CDS encoding MarR family winged helix-turn-helix transcriptional regulator; this translates as MCNTISNNLYNALQRLNRQMHRHKHRMMPPREGLHRGQIHLLFHISKNDGVIQRDLAELMDMRPSSLTEMLTHLEQNSLIERRQNEKDRRVIHVYLTDAGKTAVSGFVQDNDNLAASLFNCLTTEEMEKMLEIVTKINTNLEGMDSGDIKERCGGRRHHHGHREHKKCHRFSKYISLEF